From Vanrija pseudolonga chromosome 1, complete sequence, a single genomic window includes:
- the MGAT5_1 gene encoding Alpha-1,6-mannosylglycoprotein 6-beta-N-acetylglucosaminyltransferase A has translation MADIEQARLAEPAWASDNRRGRRGVSFGLPSLRGGMAMLIALVLFWAGYVVHSAPEHVASVKSTLAGWVHPTPVDIVPPPVIDTRPDVDSLVEEIARIKVLKSLLKERFPAGEWEKYRSNNYNALDRLASCIQHGGCHESEETVILAGSYHFGNSKAGDVSGEDIWAASTIEMFESLNHTVLYAWNQWESLLIYQALSKRIPIVIMERDHYQRCVERTEGEQKEDGDEHWRKLPYCIQSAKFPEGIPYWKIFLWHFWHGSDHALGSRWTMSPEDFAKIYPNDPKAGNHYIGYSIESRCRKEQHFKERKHRGFIFGKHENFFRQEENAFWDAMPKVRDAIKPDGDEKFELYSLSGPTLPEGIMEETFTPGIWTLGRQTQSGFHRFVAQSKVMIGTGAPKLSPSPYDALCMGVPFINPILEWDKKQPADKTKWRVQQSALIDVPEPYVYHVYKHNEEDFHRAVEAAVQTPIPRYIPPPMRLNAVLERHRLWVANDWHKEAKELVAQKYRGQPKSDYAHLIMDEVYMEDFPGPRIGEWIWKGPKRRRQIGQ, from the exons ATGGCAGACATCGAGCAGGCGAGGCTGGCCGAGCCGGCATGGGCGAGCGATAACCGGCGCGGGCGAAGAGGCGTGTCGTTCGGACT GCCATCActgcgcggcggcatggccATGCTCATTGCCCTCGTGCTCTTCTGGGCCGGATACGTGGTGCACAGCGCCCCGGAGCACGTCGCGAGCGTCAAGAGCACGCTCGCAGGCTGGGTCCACCCGACCCCGGTCGACATCGTGCCCCCGCCCGTTATCGACACGCGTCCGGACGTCGACAGCCTAGTGGAGGAGATTGCGCGCATCAAGGTGCTCAAGTCGCTGCTGAAAGAGCGCTTCCCGGCCGG CGAATGGGAAAAGTACAGGTCGAACAACTAcaacgcgctcgaccgcctcgcaTCATGCATCCAGCATGGCGGGTGCCATGAGAGCGAGGAGACGGTCATCTTGGCAGGCAGCTATCACTTTG GAAACTCCAAGGCCGGCGATGTGTCCGGAGAGGACATCTG GGCGGCATCCACAATCGAAATGTTCGAGTCGCTCAACCACACCGTGCTCTACGCGTGGAACCAGTGGGAGTCGCTCCTCATCTACCAGGCGCTCTCGAAGCGCATCCCCATCGTCATTATGGAGCGCGACCACTACCAGCGCTGCGTGGAGCGGACCGAGGGTGAACAGAaggaagacggcgacgagcactgGCGCAAGCTGCCGTACTGCATCCAGTCGGCAAAGTTCCCCGAGGGCATCCCGTACTGGAAGATCTTCTTGTGGCACTTCTGGCACGGCTCTGACCACGCTCTTGGATCTCGCTGGACAATGTCGCCCGAGGACTTTGCCAAGATCTACCCCAACGACCCCAAGGCTGGGAACCACTACATAG GCTACTCGATCGAGTCGCGATGCCGCAAGGAGCAGCACTTCAAAGAGCGCAAGCACCGCGGGTTCATCTTTGGCAAGCATGAAAACTTCTTCCGCCAGGAAGAAAACGCGTTCTGGGACGCCATGCCCAAGGTCCGCGACGCGATCAAGCCTGACGGCGACGAAAAGTTTGAACTCTACTCGCTTTCTGGGCCGACGCTCCCCGAGGGCATTATGGAGGAGACGTTCACGCCGGGCATCTGGACGCTGGGTCGCCAGACTCAGTCGGGCTTCCACCGCTTCGTGGCGCAGAGCAAGGTCATGATCGGGACGGGCGCGCCGAagctctcgccgtcgccgtacgACGCGCTGTGCATGGGCGTGCCGTTCATCAACCCCATTCTCGAGTGGGACAAGAAGCAGCCGGCCGACAAGACCAAGTGGCGCGTTCAGCAGTCGGCGCTCATCGACGTGCCCGAGCCGTACGTGTACCACGTGTACAAGCACAACGAGGAGGACTTtcaccgcgccgtcgaggcggcagTCCAGACCCCCATCCCGCGCTACATCCCCCCTCCGATGCGCCTcaacgccgtgctcgagcgccacCGCCTGTGGGTCGCCAACGACTGGCACAAGGAGGCAAAGGAGCTCGTGGCGCAAAAGTACAGGGGCCAGCCGAAATCCGACTATGCCCACCTCATCATGGACGAGGTGTACATGGAGGACTTCCCCGGCCCGCGTATTGGCGAGTGGATCTGGAAGGGCCCAAAGAGGCGCCGCCAGATTGGGCAGTGA